One genomic window of Desulfuromonas sp. AOP6 includes the following:
- the modA gene encoding molybdate ABC transporter substrate-binding protein: MMRTLTLVWLLGLLLLGSTAMAAEVRLSVAASLREVMGALTEEYALDAEAVRFASNFGASGTLARQIEQGAPVDLFVSANGKWLDYLGEKGLLDQAAAVLAGNQLVVIGRASAPLTGLDDLLKLERIALVNPKSGPAGEYAEQALTTAGLYEALRKHLVPVKDVGQAVVLAERGEVDAALVYRTDARLAQKAQILYEIPGVLHAPVSYPMALTLSGRENAAAGAFFNFLQGETARQILARHGFLVTAKGP; this comes from the coding sequence ATGATGAGAACTCTTACGCTGGTCTGGTTGCTGGGATTGCTCCTGCTTGGCTCCACCGCTATGGCCGCCGAGGTGCGGCTGTCGGTGGCCGCGAGCCTGCGCGAGGTCATGGGAGCATTGACCGAAGAGTACGCATTGGATGCTGAGGCGGTCCGCTTCGCGAGCAATTTCGGCGCTTCCGGTACCCTGGCCCGACAGATTGAGCAGGGAGCCCCCGTTGACCTCTTCGTTTCGGCCAACGGTAAATGGCTCGACTATCTGGGGGAAAAGGGGCTGCTCGACCAGGCTGCCGCTGTTCTGGCCGGTAATCAGCTGGTGGTTATCGGTCGGGCTTCGGCCCCCCTGACCGGACTGGACGATCTGTTGAAGCTGGAGCGCATCGCCCTGGTCAACCCGAAAAGTGGCCCGGCCGGCGAGTATGCCGAGCAGGCCCTCACGACCGCCGGTCTCTATGAGGCCCTGCGAAAGCACCTGGTGCCGGTTAAGGATGTCGGTCAGGCGGTGGTCCTCGCCGAGCGCGGCGAAGTCGACGCGGCCCTGGTCTATCGCACCGACGCCCGCCTCGCTCAAAAGGCGCAGATTCTCTATGAAATTCCCGGGGTTTTGCATGCTCCGGTGAGCTACCCCATGGCACTGACCCTGAGCGGACGGGAAAATGCGGCTGCCGGTGCCTTCTTCAACTTCCTCCAGGGAGAAACAGCGCGACAAATCCTGGCGCGGCACGGCTTCCTGGTGACAGCGAAAGGCCCCTGA
- the nifK gene encoding nitrogenase molybdenum-iron protein subunit beta, translated as MSAETAIKFVTETPESEIDRVKEWINSEEYKEKNFARTALVVNPAHACQPLGAQMVATGFEGALPFVHGSQGCASYFRSTFSRHYREPAAATCDAMTEDGAVFGGQNNLFEGLANAYALYKPKMIPVYTTCMPEVIGDDLTAFIKNAKLQGHLPEEVPTPYANTPSFNGTHIHGYDAMLLSILQTLTEGKSVEGKCTGKLNIIPGFDGNVGNLREYKRICELMGIPYTMLADVSDVFDSGCDGEYKLYPGGTKLEDAAESINGKATISFQKYATVNTMKWIESEYTGEKAVLPMPFGIKKTDELLLKLSALFDKPIPEVLKKERALAVDAMTDAHQYLHGRKFAVAGDPDYLIGIVSFLLEMGARPWHVLCSRATKKFQKEMDALLASSPFGEGCTCYINKDLWHMRSLLVTDPVDGIIGDTHAKWAARDAGIPLFRIGFPIIDRVNLHRTPVIGYNGAISMLTMIANKFLEIKDETCEDQWFEMMR; from the coding sequence ATGAGCGCAGAAACAGCCATCAAATTTGTGACCGAGACCCCAGAGTCAGAGATCGACCGGGTCAAGGAATGGATCAATTCGGAAGAGTATAAAGAGAAGAACTTTGCCCGCACCGCCCTGGTGGTCAACCCGGCCCATGCCTGCCAGCCACTCGGCGCACAGATGGTGGCGACCGGCTTCGAGGGCGCCCTGCCGTTCGTGCACGGCTCCCAGGGCTGTGCCTCCTATTTCCGCAGCACTTTTTCCCGCCACTACCGCGAACCGGCGGCGGCGACCTGTGACGCCATGACCGAGGACGGCGCCGTGTTCGGCGGCCAGAACAACCTGTTCGAGGGTCTGGCGAACGCCTACGCCCTCTACAAGCCGAAGATGATCCCCGTCTATACCACCTGTATGCCGGAGGTCATCGGCGACGACCTGACCGCCTTTATCAAGAACGCCAAGCTGCAGGGGCACCTGCCGGAAGAGGTGCCGACCCCCTACGCCAACACCCCGAGCTTCAATGGCACCCACATCCACGGTTACGACGCGATGCTGCTGAGTATTCTGCAGACCCTCACCGAGGGGAAGAGCGTCGAGGGCAAATGTACCGGCAAACTCAACATCATCCCCGGTTTCGACGGCAACGTCGGTAACCTGCGTGAGTACAAGCGGATTTGCGAGCTGATGGGTATCCCCTACACCATGCTCGCTGACGTCTCCGATGTCTTCGATTCGGGCTGCGACGGCGAGTACAAGCTCTACCCTGGCGGCACCAAGCTTGAAGATGCCGCCGAGTCGATCAACGGCAAGGCGACCATCTCCTTCCAGAAGTACGCGACGGTCAATACCATGAAATGGATTGAATCCGAGTACACTGGCGAGAAGGCGGTGCTGCCGATGCCCTTCGGCATCAAAAAGACCGACGAGCTGTTGCTCAAGCTGAGCGCCCTGTTTGACAAGCCGATTCCGGAGGTGCTCAAAAAGGAACGCGCCCTGGCGGTCGACGCCATGACCGACGCCCACCAGTACCTGCACGGCCGAAAGTTCGCCGTGGCTGGTGACCCCGACTATCTGATCGGCATTGTCAGCTTCCTGCTCGAGATGGGCGCCCGTCCCTGGCATGTGCTCTGCTCACGGGCAACCAAAAAGTTCCAGAAGGAGATGGACGCGCTGCTCGCCTCGTCACCGTTCGGCGAAGGATGTACCTGCTACATCAACAAGGATCTCTGGCACATGCGTTCTCTGCTGGTCACCGATCCGGTCGACGGCATCATCGGCGACACCCACGCCAAGTGGGCGGCACGTGACGCCGGGATTCCCCTGTTCCGTATCGGCTTCCCCATCATCGACCGCGTCAACCTGCACCGCACCCCGGTGATCGGCTACAACGGCGCGATCAGCATGCTGACGATGATCGCCAATAAATTCCTTGAGATCAAAGACGAGACCTGCGAGGACCAGTGGTTCGAGATGATGCGGTAG
- the fdxB gene encoding ferredoxin III, nif-specific, whose product MALLTGKTRGGKDWTPTFAETIDPEKCIGCGRCFKACSRKVLGPEDFVDEETDSTRMVMTIVNSDNCIGCAGCGVTCPKKCFTFTTMEV is encoded by the coding sequence ATGGCATTGCTGACCGGTAAAACCCGGGGGGGCAAGGACTGGACGCCAACCTTCGCCGAAACGATCGACCCCGAAAAATGCATCGGCTGTGGCCGTTGCTTCAAGGCCTGCTCCCGCAAGGTGCTGGGTCCTGAGGACTTTGTTGACGAAGAGACGGACTCTACCCGTATGGTCATGACCATTGTCAATTCCGACAATTGTATCGGTTGTGCCGGTTGCGGCGTCACCTGCCCCAAAAAGTGTTTCACTTTTACGACCATGGAAGTTTAG
- the modC gene encoding molybdenum ABC transporter ATP-binding protein, whose protein sequence is MKLEVALEKRLGDFHFSAGFAVEGQRIGVYGKSGSGKSTLMGMLAGLIRPDAGLICLDGETLYDGGRKLLIPPERRRLAVVFQHAHLFPHLNVRRNLLYGYKRIPRRDRRIAPEALGEVLGLGPLLERDVTTLSGGERRRVALGRAVLSCPRLILMDEPLTGLDAGSKYQIIPYLKAVFDEFGIPLIFISHSLNEMRLMTDDVLLFDGGRLLSQSSAEELARSLMGSRHAGYINLLTLEHPRPVDDLWSYDWGGQRLILTERASRESALFQLSSKDVTLFKGRPEASSARNLLPCRVARIFESGNRIGVELDCGGRPLVSQLVREAVRELEIKEGSDVYAIVKASAFQPLY, encoded by the coding sequence ATGAAACTGGAAGTCGCGCTGGAAAAACGTCTGGGGGATTTTCACTTTTCGGCCGGCTTTGCCGTGGAAGGTCAGCGCATCGGTGTCTATGGCAAGTCGGGGAGTGGTAAATCGACCTTGATGGGGATGCTGGCGGGTCTGATTCGCCCCGACGCCGGCCTGATATGCCTCGACGGGGAAACCCTCTACGACGGGGGGCGCAAGCTGCTGATCCCGCCGGAGCGGCGGCGCCTCGCCGTGGTTTTCCAGCACGCTCATCTCTTTCCGCACTTGAACGTGCGCCGCAATCTTCTCTATGGCTACAAACGCATTCCCCGCCGCGACCGCCGTATCGCACCCGAAGCCCTTGGCGAGGTGCTGGGCCTCGGCCCCCTGCTGGAGCGCGACGTCACCACCCTCTCCGGTGGGGAGCGGCGGCGGGTCGCTCTGGGGCGGGCGGTACTCTCCTGCCCGCGCCTGATTCTTATGGACGAGCCTCTGACCGGACTCGATGCCGGCAGCAAGTATCAGATCATCCCCTATCTCAAGGCGGTCTTCGACGAATTCGGCATCCCTCTGATCTTTATCAGCCATTCCCTCAACGAAATGCGCCTGATGACCGATGACGTCCTGCTCTTCGACGGTGGGCGGCTGCTCTCCCAGTCTTCAGCGGAGGAGTTGGCCCGAAGCCTTATGGGGAGCCGGCATGCAGGCTACATCAACCTGCTGACCCTGGAACACCCCCGGCCGGTGGATGATCTCTGGTCTTACGACTGGGGCGGACAGCGACTGATTCTCACCGAGCGTGCCTCCCGGGAATCTGCCCTCTTCCAGCTGTCTTCCAAGGATGTCACCCTTTTTAAAGGCCGGCCCGAGGCGAGCAGTGCCCGTAATCTTCTGCCGTGCCGAGTTGCGCGGATCTTCGAGAGCGGCAACCGTATCGGTGTCGAACTGGATTGCGGCGGTCGCCCCCTCGTTTCGCAACTGGTGCGCGAGGCGGTCAGGGAACTGGAAATCAAGGAGGGATCGGACGTTTACGCGATTGTGAAGGCTTCGGCCTTCCAGCCGCTTTATTGA
- a CDS encoding NifB/NifX family molybdenum-iron cluster-binding protein — protein MRIAVASKSGTEVDQHFGHAEKFHIYEIGESCASPAKISEVPVVKFCSADPDHVFSHSRMAGILAALDGCALMVTAQIGDYPRQELEKAGIRHVSASGPIEEAICSALHAGNHCHCRSSGCSS, from the coding sequence ATGCGTATTGCGGTAGCATCCAAAAGCGGAACCGAAGTCGACCAACACTTCGGTCACGCGGAAAAATTTCACATTTATGAAATCGGGGAATCCTGTGCTTCACCTGCCAAGATCTCCGAGGTGCCGGTGGTCAAGTTCTGCTCCGCTGACCCTGATCATGTCTTCAGTCACAGCCGCATGGCTGGCATCCTGGCCGCGCTGGATGGCTGCGCCCTGATGGTGACGGCGCAGATCGGCGATTATCCCCGTCAGGAACTGGAAAAGGCCGGTATCCGTCACGTCAGCGCCTCCGGACCGATCGAGGAAGCCATCTGTTCCGCGTTGCATGCCGGCAACCATTGTCATTGTCGTTCATCCGGGTGTTCCAGCTGA
- a CDS encoding radical SAM protein: MAKQCPMMKAKVQSDHPCFGGDHSKAGRIHLPVAPGCNIKCGFCERKFDCANESRPGVTSRVLTPAQGVERVRLVKAHMEKAGGAQLKVVGIAGPGDPLANPKTFETFTLVREAFPEMTLCLSTNGLRLPEMLDKLLEADIHSLTVTINALTPETGAKITEWIRLDGQRLSGEEAAQILLRQQLKGVEMAARAGLMVKINHVYIPGVNDHETLELAVKVRELGASMMNIIPVIPIGLFQDIEPPSEAVMEMVRNQAELILSQARHCKQCRADAAGVVGRDIDLEALHAQAV, from the coding sequence ATGGCCAAGCAGTGCCCGATGATGAAAGCCAAAGTTCAGTCCGACCACCCCTGCTTCGGCGGCGACCACAGCAAGGCCGGCCGTATTCACCTCCCCGTCGCTCCCGGCTGCAATATCAAGTGTGGATTCTGCGAGCGCAAGTTCGACTGCGCCAATGAAAGCCGCCCCGGTGTCACCAGCAGGGTGCTCACCCCGGCGCAGGGCGTTGAGAGGGTACGCCTGGTCAAGGCCCACATGGAGAAAGCCGGAGGGGCTCAGCTCAAGGTAGTCGGCATCGCCGGCCCTGGCGATCCGCTGGCAAATCCCAAGACCTTTGAAACGTTCACGCTGGTACGGGAAGCCTTCCCCGAAATGACTCTGTGCCTGTCAACCAACGGCCTGCGCCTGCCCGAGATGCTGGACAAGCTCCTGGAGGCGGACATCCACAGTCTGACCGTCACCATCAATGCCTTGACCCCTGAAACCGGCGCCAAGATCACCGAATGGATCAGGCTTGACGGTCAGCGTCTCAGCGGCGAAGAGGCCGCGCAAATTCTTCTCAGGCAGCAGCTCAAGGGGGTGGAGATGGCGGCCAGGGCCGGGCTGATGGTCAAGATCAACCATGTGTACATCCCGGGTGTCAATGACCACGAAACCCTGGAGCTGGCCGTCAAGGTGAGGGAGCTTGGGGCGAGCATGATGAATATTATACCCGTGATCCCCATCGGGCTCTTCCAGGATATCGAGCCCCCTTCGGAAGCGGTTATGGAGATGGTCCGCAACCAGGCCGAGCTGATCCTCTCCCAGGCTCGCCACTGCAAGCAGTGCCGCGCCGATGCCGCCGGGGTGGTGGGACGGGACATCGATCTGGAAGCCCTGCACGCCCAGGCCGTTTGA
- the nifD gene encoding nitrogenase molybdenum-iron protein alpha chain: MAERKPIKGVTKEKTEKLIAETLAEMPAKAAKKRAPHLGANEPSASPCAVKSNKKVVPGVMSQRGCAYAGAKGVVWGPIRDMVHVSHGPIGCGVYSWGTRRNLMQGIPGVTSFPMDFTSDFQERDIVYGGDKKLETLLREADELFPLNKGMSILSECPVGLIGDDINAVAKKMEIELDKLVVPCNCEGFRGVSQSLGHHISNDSIRDHIIGKYQYREEPGPYDVALIGDYNIGGDVWAAKPILEEIGLNVKSVWTGDGEVEKIGATHAVKLNLIHCYRSMNYMCKVMEEKWGIPWLEYNFFGPTKIEESLRAIAERFDDKIKKNVEKVIKKYRKEMDEVIAEYKPRLDGKTAMLFVGGLRPRHTIGAYEDLGIQITGAGYEFAHQDDYDRTAPEMAKGTLIYDDVSEFELEKFVEEFKPDLVGSGIKEKYVFQKAGIPFRQMHSWDYSGPYHGYEGFKIFARDIDMAINSPTWGLVKSPF, translated from the coding sequence ATGGCTGAGAGAAAGCCCATCAAGGGCGTGACAAAGGAAAAAACCGAAAAACTGATCGCGGAGACCCTGGCTGAAATGCCGGCCAAGGCCGCCAAGAAGCGAGCGCCGCACCTCGGCGCCAACGAGCCGAGTGCCTCCCCCTGCGCGGTCAAGTCGAACAAGAAGGTCGTTCCGGGCGTTATGAGCCAGCGCGGCTGCGCCTACGCCGGTGCCAAGGGCGTGGTCTGGGGACCGATCCGCGACATGGTCCACGTCTCCCACGGTCCGATCGGCTGCGGTGTCTACAGCTGGGGAACCCGTCGTAACCTGATGCAGGGCATCCCGGGCGTCACCTCCTTCCCGATGGACTTCACCTCCGACTTCCAGGAGCGTGACATCGTCTATGGCGGCGACAAGAAACTTGAAACCCTGCTACGTGAGGCCGATGAACTCTTTCCGCTCAACAAGGGGATGTCGATCCTCTCCGAGTGCCCGGTCGGCCTGATCGGTGACGACATCAACGCCGTCGCCAAAAAAATGGAAATCGAACTCGACAAGCTGGTGGTCCCCTGTAACTGCGAGGGTTTTCGCGGCGTTTCCCAGTCGCTTGGACACCATATCTCCAACGACTCGATCCGTGACCACATCATCGGCAAGTATCAGTACCGGGAGGAGCCCGGGCCCTACGACGTAGCCCTGATCGGCGACTACAACATCGGCGGCGACGTCTGGGCGGCCAAGCCGATCCTTGAAGAGATCGGTCTCAACGTCAAGTCGGTCTGGACCGGCGATGGCGAGGTCGAGAAGATCGGCGCCACTCACGCGGTGAAGCTCAACCTGATCCACTGCTATCGTTCGATGAACTATATGTGCAAGGTCATGGAAGAGAAGTGGGGTATCCCCTGGCTCGAGTACAACTTCTTCGGCCCCACCAAGATCGAGGAGAGCCTGCGTGCCATCGCCGAGCGCTTCGACGACAAGATCAAGAAGAACGTCGAAAAAGTGATCAAGAAGTACCGCAAGGAGATGGACGAGGTGATCGCCGAGTACAAGCCGCGCCTCGACGGCAAGACCGCCATGCTGTTCGTCGGCGGCCTGCGCCCGCGACACACCATCGGCGCTTACGAGGACCTCGGCATCCAGATCACCGGCGCGGGGTACGAGTTCGCCCACCAGGACGACTACGATCGCACCGCTCCGGAGATGGCCAAGGGAACCCTGATCTACGACGACGTCTCCGAGTTCGAGCTGGAAAAGTTCGTCGAAGAGTTCAAGCCCGACCTGGTCGGCAGCGGTATCAAGGAGAAGTACGTGTTCCAGAAAGCGGGCATCCCCTTCCGGCAGATGCACAGCTGGGACTACTCCGGCCCGTATCACGGCTACGAAGGGTTCAAGATCTTCGCCCGTGATATCGACATGGCGATCAACAGCCCGACCTGGGGATTGGTCAAAAGCCCGTTTTAA
- the modB gene encoding molybdate ABC transporter permease subunit, whose translation MFELTGNDYQAIWLSAQVATLATLLALPAGFAVAAVLVFTRLPGKALLEGLVNLPLVLPPVVVGYLLLLLLGQDSWLGGLLNTLGIRVIFTWKAAVLAALVVGFPLLVRSLRIGMESIDKDLLAAARTLGAPWHDLLFTMILPLSWRSMLAGATLMFARGLGEFGATIMIAGNIAGSTRTIPLAIYDYTAVPGGDAQALTLCLVAIALSLAVLLGNERLVGRRRAGKEKSS comes from the coding sequence ATGTTTGAATTGACCGGCAACGATTATCAGGCCATCTGGCTTTCGGCCCAGGTGGCGACCTTGGCGACCCTGCTGGCCCTGCCGGCAGGCTTCGCTGTCGCCGCCGTGCTGGTCTTCACCCGCCTGCCGGGCAAGGCGTTGCTGGAAGGGCTGGTCAATCTGCCGCTGGTGCTGCCGCCGGTAGTAGTCGGTTATCTGCTGCTGCTGTTGCTGGGGCAGGACAGTTGGCTCGGCGGGCTGCTCAATACCCTCGGCATCCGGGTTATCTTCACCTGGAAAGCGGCGGTGCTGGCGGCCCTGGTAGTCGGCTTTCCCCTGCTGGTGCGGTCGCTGCGCATCGGCATGGAGAGCATCGACAAAGACCTGCTCGCGGCGGCGCGGACCCTGGGTGCCCCCTGGCACGATCTGCTTTTCACCATGATTCTTCCCCTCTCCTGGCGCTCGATGCTGGCCGGCGCGACTTTGATGTTCGCACGCGGGCTTGGCGAATTTGGCGCCACCATCATGATCGCCGGCAACATCGCCGGCTCGACCCGGACCATCCCGCTGGCCATCTACGACTACACCGCCGTTCCCGGTGGGGATGCTCAGGCCTTGACCCTCTGCCTGGTCGCCATTGCCCTTTCCCTGGCTGTGCTGCTGGGGAACGAACGCCTGGTCGGCCGGCGGCGCGCCGGGAAGGAGAAGTCCTCATGA
- the nifX gene encoding nitrogen fixation protein NifX: protein MIRTSRFVIVGRPGREGLTMKVAFASTDKVYVNEHFGRAEQFTIWEVGPDAAEFSGVVQVKTEGADEADRIEARCSGLSDCALVYVAEIGGPAAARLVAKKIHPIKSKDQEAITTVVEKLQEVLRGSPPPWLQKAMLKGERPGLA from the coding sequence ATGATTCGCACCAGCAGATTCGTCATCGTCGGTCGACCGGGCCGGGAGGGATTGACCATGAAAGTAGCATTTGCCAGTACCGACAAGGTTTACGTAAACGAACACTTTGGTCGCGCCGAGCAGTTCACCATCTGGGAAGTCGGTCCTGATGCGGCTGAGTTCAGTGGGGTGGTGCAGGTCAAGACCGAAGGCGCTGATGAAGCCGACCGCATCGAAGCGCGCTGCTCAGGACTTTCGGACTGTGCGCTGGTCTATGTGGCGGAGATCGGCGGGCCCGCTGCGGCTCGGCTCGTTGCCAAAAAAATTCATCCGATCAAAAGCAAAGACCAGGAGGCCATCACCACGGTCGTGGAAAAACTGCAGGAGGTTCTGCGCGGCAGCCCGCCACCCTGGCTCCAGAAGGCTATGCTCAAGGGCGAACGTCCCGGGTTAGCTTGA